GCGGGAGGGGAGAGCGAGGAAGGCTTTGAGGCAGGGATGAAGCCTGCGGGGGGGAGAGCGGAAGGCTTTGAGGCAGGGATTGAAGCCTGcgggaggggagagcagaggaaggCTTTGAGGCAGGGATGAAGCCTGCGGGGGGGAGAGCGAGGAAGGCTTTGAGGCGGGATGAAGCCTGCGTGAGGGGAGAGCGAGGAAGGCTTTGAGGCAGGGATGAAACCTgcgggaggagagaaggaggaaggctTTGAGGCAGGGATGAAGCCTGCGGGTGCAGACTTGGAGGGAACCGAGGTCAAAGTAGAAGCAGTAGGAGGAACTTTGGCAGGTGCAGCCAACACGGGAGTCTTATCCTCCGGTTTTGAAACTGGGCCGACATTAGGGCTAGATTTAATATCAACCTTTGGActttctttttcctctcttttcacCGCTTCCTCTTGTTTTTTTTCAGGTGGCCCATCTTTGCGTGTGCGAGGGCGGTCCCTGGTCCTCCCGCGGACCATGAGGCTGGCCAGCCCAGCTGATATATTGTCCTTCTCCAATGTCTTGATGGTGTCGTGCTTGAAAGAGAACAGTGGAACCTTTGGGACCTTGGGCACAGATGTTAGTGCTTGCGATAGCACCAATTTAGCAGGTTCAGGGGCAGGTTTGGTAGGCTCAGGAGCTGGAGCAGCCTCCTCTTCTGCAGGTAGTACCTTCCTCACCACTCGACGTACCACCTTCACTACCTTCTTGCGCGTAAGGCTCTGATCATCGTTGTCCAGGTCTGGCTGGTTGGCACTGCCGTTGGCAGAGCTTCCATTGACGGCACTTCCATTAACAGATCCATTGGGMTTGCTGTTCCCATTCAGCACAGGCTCAGGGCTAATCATGGAAGCTCTGCGTGGGTCAGGGCTCCTGAAGCGTTGTGCTGGCGTCTGGATCGGAGGAACTGGACTTTTGAAGCGTTCAGGGACCTTTACGTCCCTGCGTACCCTGGGTGGTGAGGGACTCCTAACCCTGACCCCGGGCGGTGTCTTGGCCGGCTCAGGGCTTTTGGTGCGGAGTAGGCC
This genomic interval from Salvelinus sp. IW2-2015 linkage group LG22, ASM291031v2, whole genome shotgun sequence contains the following:
- the LOC139022766 gene encoding uncharacterized protein codes for the protein MSIRSQSVPSLEPGRGLLRTKSPEPAKTPPGVRVRSPSPPRVRRDVKVPERFKSPVPPIQTPAQRFRSPDPRRASMISPEPVLNGNSXPNGSVNGSAVNGSSANGSANQPDLDNDDQSLTRKKVVKVVRRVVRKVLPAEEEAAPAPEPTKPAPEPAKLVLSQALTSVPKVPKVPLFSFKHDTIKTLEKDNISAGLASLMVRGRTRDRPRTRKDGPPEKKQEEAVKREEKESPKVDIKSSPNVGPVSKPEDKTPVLAAPAKVPPTASTLTSVPSKSAPAGFIPASKPSSFSPPAGFIPASKPSSLSPHAGFIPPQSLPRSPPRRLHPCLKAFLCSPLPQASIPASKPSALPPAGFIPASKPSSLSPPAGFIPASKAFLALPSRRLIPASKPSSLSPPAGFIPASKPSSLSPPAASIPTSKSSSSTPATGFVPDPKASPLYPNPPKSLALSPPPAVITPKASTLSPPPDFIPPPRQPTVKKPEVKALAASPLSSVPIEKASPQNNSSTVSSKTTPTITQKEVPLSPTEEALRRLERIFTAPGQVDEDPVAILQASHAAAQQPKCHPPPNTPA